CCGGGCCTGGCTGACCACCTTTTCCACCTCCATCAGCTTTTCCTTTTCCAGCTCGGTGTTGTAGTGGCCGGACTGGGGGCAGTACTTGCAGTCTTCGGGGCAGGCCCCGGTCTTGATCGACAACAGCGTCGAGACCTGCACCGCGTTGGGCTCGAAGTGGGCGCGGTGGGTCTGCTGGGCGCGCAGCAGAAGATCGTTGAACGGCAGGGCGAACAGCGCGTTGATCTCGTCAATCGACCAGTCGTGGCGCTGCCGGGAGGCGGTGGCGGACATGAGTAAACCTTGTGGTTATTTAAAGTTGACGGAACTTTAGCGACGCGCCGGGTTTTGTGTCAACTTTAAATATATTTATGGTTTACCATAAAGCTGAGCGGCCAAGCGGCAGGGAGTGGCGAAAACGCGGTAAATCCTGAGGAATCCCCATGAAATGGGTAATAAAATCAGCATGATAGGATTGAAAAAGCCTGCATGAGTCATGCATGTTGTGAGTTACGACACACAACAACATGCGAAGGAGACCCATGCAGGCCCCTCGATTCTTGCATAACTTGCTGACGTCTTCACTCTCCGTGATCCATGCCAAGCGGCTACAGACCGTCCTCGATACCGTTGGCGCTCTGCTGGGCGAGCGACGTCTGGGATTAACGGCCATTGGCCGTGCGTTGCCGAGCTCGACGGATGCCAAGCACGCCATCAAACGAGTCGATCGACTATTAGGCAACCCTCACCTTCATCAGGAACGACCGCTGTTCTATTGGCTCATGGCCTCGCTGCTGATCGGCCATACAACGCGCCCACTGATTCTGGTGGACTGGTCGCCGATTGATGACCGCGGCAGGCATTTCCTGCTGCGTGCGGCGGTGCCCTTCGCCGGGCGATCGCTGCCCATCTTCGAGAAGGTTCATCACAAGGAAGGATGCCCATACTGTGAAGCCTATCTGCTGGATGCGCTGGCAAGGATCCTGCCCGACAAGGCCACGCCGATCCTGGTGACCGATGCCGGCTTTCGTAACCCGTGGTTTCGGGCCGTTGAAGCGCGCGGCTGGTATATCGTTGGACGGGTCCGTCAGCCCGCCCGTTACCAGGCGTCAGGCGAAGCATGGCAACCCGTGAAGACCCTGTTTCAACACGCGACATCGGAACCGCAGGCGTGGGGCTCCGTCCGGATCGCCGAAAACCATCCGTTCCGCGCTCAGATGGTGCTCTATTATCGACCGCCACGGGGACGTAAGCATCGCAATAAACAAGGCCGGATCTCTCGGGACGGCGGCAGCCGGACGATCGCCCGGCGTCAGCAGGAGCCCTGGGTGCTGGTCAGCAATCTGCCGGACCGCTCAACGCTGGCGAATAAAGTGGTAACGATCTACCGACAGCGCATGCAGATTGAGGAAGGGTTCCGCGATGTCAAAAGTCCCTTGTTCGGGCTGGGCTTCGGCATGCATCAGTCTCGCCAGGGCAAGCGCATCGAGGTCCTGCTGCTGATCGCCATGTTGGCGAACGTGGCCATGATGGTGGCCGGCCTGGATGTCCGAGCCCGGGGGCAACAGCGGCGCTATCAGAGCAACAGTATCCGGCACCGGAGCGTGCTTTCCGTGTGGCGCCTGGGCTTGGAATGTCTTCGTCGTCATCAACCCGACGCCGTGCCTTGGCCTGCTTGGACAACCCTCCGAGCACGACTTCGCGAGGAAGTCAGGGAGCAGAGCCTATGCGGCGAGTAGCAACATATTCGTGGGGATTCGTCAGCGGTAAATCCTTCCCTGGACGCTCCCTACGCCATCCCTGGCGTAGGAGTTTCGCTACTCCCAGCCGCTTGGCTGATATCGTATTGCCGTGACAATAAACGATTGGAAATAGGGATGGAGGTAGTTCGTCAGCGGGTAGCGGCTGCTTTATACTGCGGCGCTTTAATCGCCTGGAGAACGCCATGTCAGAGGCCGATACGGCGCGGGAAGAGAACCCGCCCCGGCGGGAGTTCAAGGCGCGGGGAAGCTTTGTGGTGCGCTGCGAGGGCTGCAACCTGCCGGCGCTCAACTGCCTGTGCCCTTACCGGGTGAGTGCCCAGAGCCATGCCAGAGTATGGCTGATTACCCACCGCATGGAGCATTACAAGCCCACCAACACCGGCCGGCTGATCGGCGACGTGCTGGACGACACCCGGGTGTTTACCTGGCACCGCACCGAGCCCGACGCCGAGCTGCTGGCGCTGCTCGCCGACCCGGGCTACGCGCCCTTTGTGGTGTTCCCCGACGACCAGCCGGACTACGACCACGGCCGGGTGGCCGGCAACGACGCCGTCGGGAAGGCCATGGCTGACGGCCGCACGCCGGTGTACATCCTGCTCGACGGCACCTGGCGCCAGGCCCGGCGGATCTTTCGCAAAAGCCCCTATCTGGATAGCCTGCCGGTGCTGCCGCTGCGCACCGCGCGCCGCAGCCGCTACCGGCTGCGCAAGTCGGCCGCCGCCGAACAGCTGAGCACCGCCGAGGTAGCGGCCGAGCTTTTACGCCAGAACGGCGATATTGACGCCGCCAACGTGCTCGACGACTACTTCGACGCCTTCAACGACAGCTACGCCGAAAGCCGCGGCCACCGCAAAATCCATACGCCCAGCCCCGCCATGAAGCGGCTGCTGGAAAGACAACACCAAGTAGAGAACGACAGCGAAAATGCAGTACTTTGAGCGTTTTAATCGGTTTTTTCCCGTTTGGGCCGTACTCCTCGCCGCGATAGCGGCGGCGAAGCCGGGCTGGTTCACCGGCCTGGCCGATCAGATCCAGCTGCTCTTGACGGTGATCATGTTCTCCATGGGGCTGACGCTGTCCGGTAGCGACTTTGCCCGGGTGGTGAAATCTCCGGCGCCGATACTGGTAGGCGTGGCGCTGCAGTTTTTGATCATGCCGCTGGCGGCGCTGCTGATTTCGCTGGCACTTTCCCTGTCGCCTGAGCTGACCCTGGGCATGGTGCTGGTGGGGGCAACAGCCGGCGGCACGTCGTCCAACGTCATGGCCTGGCTGGCCGGCGGACGCGTGGCGCTGTCGGTGTCGATGACCATGGTGTCAACGCTGATCTCGGTGGTGGCCACGCCGCTGCTGACGCTGCTGCTGATCGGGCAAAGCGTTGACGTACCCACCGTGGGGATGCTCTTGAGCATCGCCCAGCTGGTCGTGATACCGGTAGCGGCCGGGGTGGTGGTGCATCACTTCCTGGGCGAGCGCATCAAGCCGGTAGAACCGGTGCTGGCCACGCTTGCCATGCTGGCCATCGTGCTGATCATCGCCATTGTGGTGGCGCTGAACGCCGACCGCCTGCTGACGCTGGGGCCTACGGTGGCGCTGGCCGTGGTGCTGCACAACGGCGTGGGGCTTGCCGGCGGCTACGGCATGGCCAAAGCGGCGCACTTTGACGAGCGTACCGCGCGCACCATTGCCTTTGAAGTCGGGCTGCAAAACTCGGGGCTGGCGGTCAGCCTGGCCAGCCAGTTCTTTACCGTGGGGGCGGCGTTGCCGGGAGCGATATTTTCAGTCTGGCACAACGTCTCCGGCTCGGTACTCGCCGGCTGGTGGAAGCGGCGGCCGGTGCCGGGATCAGAAGACGCGCCGGGGGAGTAGGCGACGTTCGCTGGCCGCAGCTTACGCGGGCTTGTGACGCAGCGCTGAGGTGATCCAGCGCCAGCGGCTGATCAACAGGGCGGTAAAAATCAGCCCGCAGCCGCCAAACTTCAGCGCGGTCATGGTTTCGCCGAACCACAGGGCGGAAAACAGCGCCGTCCACACCGCCTCCAGCATCAGGATGACCGAAGCGTGACTGGGTGTGGTCAGGCTTTGTCCCTTGATCTGGAGGAAAAACCGCAGGGCGGTGGCGGGAATGGCGCTGGCCAGAAACCAGCCCAGAACGGCCGGCGTCAGCTGGTAGCTTCCGTGCTCCAGGAGCAGCGACGCCGGGGTGAGGACAATCCCAACCACCAGCAGCTGCAGGGCGGTGAGCGGCAGCGCCGGCAGATGGCGCACCACGCGGATATTGGTGTTGATCAGCAGAGCAAAGCACGCCGCCGAGCAAAGCATGAACAGCTGCCCTGCCTCGAGTTGGAAGCCGCTATTGAGCGACAGCAGGGCAAAGCCAAGAAGGGCTACCGGCAGTGCCACCCAGGTGGGGCGCGGAGGGGGCTCGCCAAACAGCAGCAGGGCCACAACGGGCACCATGAGGATGCCCAGACTGTTGATAAAGGCGCTTTCGCCCAGATGGCTCGAGTGCGCCAGGCCGAGTACCCAAAAGCCAATGGCCGCGCTGAACAACAGCCCCACCAGCAGCCCGCGGTAAAGCGCCGAGCGGGATAGCTGGCACAGCCCCGGCCATGCCATGCCGGCCAGCAGAATACCTGCCAGCAAGAAGCGCGTGCCGATAAAGCCCACAGGCGGCATGCCGGCCAGCGCTTCCTTGGAAAAAATCCAGCCGGCAGCGGCAATCATGGTGACGAGCAGCAGCAGGGCATCGGCCTGCCATAGCGTGCGTGGGCGATCCATTACGCTATCCGAACAGCGCGCCGGCGATGCGGAAGCCGGCGATCCAGGTGCCGGCGGCGGAGCCCAGGGTGGCCAGCAGAAATACCAGCAGAGTGCGCGAAACCC
This DNA window, taken from Halomonas piscis, encodes the following:
- a CDS encoding IS4 family transposase; translated protein: MQAPRFLHNLLTSSLSVIHAKRLQTVLDTVGALLGERRLGLTAIGRALPSSTDAKHAIKRVDRLLGNPHLHQERPLFYWLMASLLIGHTTRPLILVDWSPIDDRGRHFLLRAAVPFAGRSLPIFEKVHHKEGCPYCEAYLLDALARILPDKATPILVTDAGFRNPWFRAVEARGWYIVGRVRQPARYQASGEAWQPVKTLFQHATSEPQAWGSVRIAENHPFRAQMVLYYRPPRGRKHRNKQGRISRDGGSRTIARRQQEPWVLVSNLPDRSTLANKVVTIYRQRMQIEEGFRDVKSPLFGLGFGMHQSRQGKRIEVLLLIAMLANVAMMVAGLDVRARGQQRRYQSNSIRHRSVLSVWRLGLECLRRHQPDAVPWPAWTTLRARLREEVREQSLCGE
- a CDS encoding DMT family transporter, which gives rise to MDRPRTLWQADALLLLVTMIAAAGWIFSKEALAGMPPVGFIGTRFLLAGILLAGMAWPGLCQLSRSALYRGLLVGLLFSAAIGFWVLGLAHSSHLGESAFINSLGILMVPVVALLLFGEPPPRPTWVALPVALLGFALLSLNSGFQLEAGQLFMLCSAACFALLINTNIRVVRHLPALPLTALQLLVVGIVLTPASLLLEHGSYQLTPAVLGWFLASAIPATALRFFLQIKGQSLTTPSHASVILMLEAVWTALFSALWFGETMTALKFGGCGLIFTALLISRWRWITSALRHKPA
- a CDS encoding bile acid:sodium symporter family protein, whose protein sequence is MQYFERFNRFFPVWAVLLAAIAAAKPGWFTGLADQIQLLLTVIMFSMGLTLSGSDFARVVKSPAPILVGVALQFLIMPLAALLISLALSLSPELTLGMVLVGATAGGTSSNVMAWLAGGRVALSVSMTMVSTLISVVATPLLTLLLIGQSVDVPTVGMLLSIAQLVVIPVAAGVVVHHFLGERIKPVEPVLATLAMLAIVLIIAIVVALNADRLLTLGPTVALAVVLHNGVGLAGGYGMAKAAHFDERTARTIAFEVGLQNSGLAVSLASQFFTVGAALPGAIFSVWHNVSGSVLAGWWKRRPVPGSEDAPGE
- a CDS encoding tRNA-uridine aminocarboxypropyltransferase — translated: MSEADTAREENPPRREFKARGSFVVRCEGCNLPALNCLCPYRVSAQSHARVWLITHRMEHYKPTNTGRLIGDVLDDTRVFTWHRTEPDAELLALLADPGYAPFVVFPDDQPDYDHGRVAGNDAVGKAMADGRTPVYILLDGTWRQARRIFRKSPYLDSLPVLPLRTARRSRYRLRKSAAAEQLSTAEVAAELLRQNGDIDAANVLDDYFDAFNDSYAESRGHRKIHTPSPAMKRLLERQHQVENDSENAVL